The following DNA comes from Malania oleifera isolate guangnan ecotype guangnan chromosome 12, ASM2987363v1, whole genome shotgun sequence.
AATCAATCCTCTGATAAACTGGACTATTTCTCTTTTTCTGCGTGAGAAGCAGTAGCGGGTTTGTGGCTTGcgggtgaagaagaagaagaagaagaagaagaagaagaagagggaggatGGACATGAGCCAAACGGCGCTGTCTTATTACAGCGTGCTCGGTGTTGATATGAACTCATCTGAAGAAGATATACGCAGGGCGTATCGGAAGCTTGCTATGGTGTGTGTTCTTTCTGTGATCTTTCTTTGGGTGCTGGGATGAGGTTTTTTAATGTGATTTGAGACTGTTTTTGTGATTTATGTAGAGTTTGGGTAGCATTTTGGAAGGGAACTATGTATTGATTGATGAACTTCTGATTGATTTTCTTGATTTCTTGTCGTTTTGATTGTTGGTGCAATGGGCAACGGCTTTTGGTGGTGCTGAAATTGGTTGTTTGCGACGTTCTTGTTAGTTTTGATGTATTTCTCATGTTAATTTAGGTGATTGAATCTGGGTAATTTTTTATTATCGTTGTTTATTTTGTGGTGGCAGCAATGGCATCCTGACCGCTGGACGAGAACTCCTTCTCTGTTGGGTGAGGCCAAGCGTAAATTCCAACAAATTCAAGAAGCTTATTCAGGTAATAGATCATCTCAATGTTTCTTTCAACAAGAAATTCTTgggaaggagaaaaaaaaaaaaaaaagagaccgACTTTTTATTTTTGTAAGTTGCATAAAGTTTGTTTACTGTTTATTGAAACAGTACTTTCAGACCAGAGGAAGAGAACTATGTATGATGCAGGCTTATACGACCCTGATGACGAAGAGGACGAGGTGGGTATTATGGATGCAATAAACATTATGCGTGGATTAGCTTTTCACGTGTTAGCAATAATTTGGAAATTATCTGTGTTTCAGGGCTTCTCTGATTTTCTACAGGAAATGCTCTCTCTTATGGCTGAGGTTAGGAGAGAGGTACGCATTCATTAAGAGTCTTCTTCTGATTCGTCTGTGTTTCTTGCTTGAAATTATGTGATTTCTATTGAGATGTTGGCCTTGTAAATTTGTTTTTAATTAACAAGAAATCAGCATAATCTACTATTTCCCTTGAATTAGTGTGCCCATTCAAATTTGATTGTGCTCCACCTTGCTTGAAATAGACTGGGCAGGAAGAAATGAACGCCAAAAAGTAACACCAGAATTGTTGAAAAAAGAATGGTTGTTCATAAGGGCTACCGTTGCCCTGTAGCTTCCATTACGTTCATAGTCTATAGTTTTCTCTAATGTTGGTGTTAGGAAAGGAATAGGAGGTGATGGTGAAATAACAATAGTCTTTGATAATCCTCTCCCTTGTTCAAAgccactcttttttttttgggtaaaagagggcacacctcctaactttattagaaaacccctcacttatagcgtaggaaaaccgtggttacaattttgaGACTTTGAGACAACACAAGCaaattccaagaccctaaaactaacttaactaacataaaccaaaccaaaaaatcaaacaccagcaaccaaaaaattaagaaactaaATCACTAAAAGTGTAATAACACAAAATATCATGAGTGtaaagaaggaaaacccaacaagtccaatcgaatcattcccctgacttgctgaggaagatcatcttgacaactatatgatcgagaaataccagattcaccctgtttagcaaagaaatttgcatttttattcgcctccctgtaaacatgtttcACTTTGAACTGTATGCTTCTTAATGCTAGCATAAGATCTTCTCACAATTCtcataagttccaaaccgagcacttcccaaaatttatccactgaaccaacaaagcagagtcacatgcaatcttcACTTGATCAAAATCCGAAATCTTTGCACAAATTATTTCCTAAAAttatcgccttcaattcagctatgttatttgttccataacccagtaatgaggaaaaaactgctttaaataaacttttttcatctcttatcacgcctctaTCACCACAATTTCCTGGGTTACCTCTAtagctcccatccacattcaacttaacccaacctatcttAGGTTTACACCATTTGACTACACAAGGAAGATgaaccctcacattttttacttgaatatccaaagcacgaggactgcaatatccgtgcaagaagcaggtgcacatttatttaacttgtctaaaatggatctcagccaatatttaatatcaaacACACAGTTCAAAGCCACTCTTAAGTAGAAtaatcaataacaaaatattgCAATCGATTACAAATGAAATCAACATTATAAAATCAGCAGAGGGCACCAAGATTTACTTGGAAAAGCTTCTAGTGTGAAGGGAAAAACATAGTACTGAAGTCTGCTTCTTTTTCTCCACTATGCCAAGATAATGGGATTATAATGAGTATTCCCTAGTTGAAGTAGAGGTATACAGCCACAATAATCATCAAGAATAATAAGTTCTTGGTACACAATACAATATAAGTTATCACCAATGGGGAAGATTCAAGAGAGTGATAAAATGTATAGAAGTTGCACCATAAAATAAGGTTTGCTGTTCAAGCATCGTAAAACAACTCAAGAGAGGTCCAAAACACAATCACATAGTCCAAAATGAAGGACAAGTCATGATACATTGTCGAAACAAAATTTAAAAGTCAAATTACCCTAGAAATCACCAAGAAGGTGGCTGTGAACCTCCTTTCAGCCAAGTATATTCAGCAAGCTTTTTACTCTCATTCTCACTCTTCTTGGTGTTAAGAGGCTTGAAAATTGGAGCACTTTCCATATTGTACTCTTAAGACTTTCTTGTGCTTGGAGAACTAAGTTCTCCTTAATCCAATCCAATTGAGCATATAAAATAACAGAATAGAAGAACTCAAGACAGAGATGAGAGTAAAGGCACTTCTATTGCTCACTTTGCTCGGATGATTATGAATGAGGTTCATACCCCTTTTTATACCACTTCATCTCAGAAAATGGTGAAGGTTATTTTGTTTGACAATTTACAATGAGCACCTGGGGTACTCTGTCAAATTACTTACATCATCCATACTACAATTCTCTAGATCCTTTATCAAGTAGCATGTAAAGACTGCAGGAAAACTACTTGGACATTATGCATCCACTTAGCACTTTGTAAGGGATGTGTTCAATCTATTCTTCCCTGCCTATTATGTCAATATCCTCActatagtatttatgaaacttGGCTATCTTGTTCTTGAATTGAATAAATTCTTTATGTTTCCCAACTTGCTTCACGATGTGGTTATCTCTTCCATTTCACCAAGTACTCCATATAACTTTTTACCATCCCCTATTCTAGGAGTACCTGATGATCAAGTAGTTATGGAAGTAGGAGCTCTCTATGAAAACCTTGAGCAAGGCCCTTCATACCTCTTTATCAACCCCTTGTGCAACTTCAATGCTCGAGATTGGTGAGgaatgttgggcttttgtggagcctagttgtgtcttaatttggatgacgacttgacctctgtttaattagagatttctatcctaaggcttagtccaaaatttttggagcccattcggaacggaaccctaggcgcaacatataaaaagggtgcttttgggtgattagggttagagtggttgtatccgcgagagagagcgagagcgagagaattgtatcgccacactctctgtgctttcttcctgatagtattgaaatccctgcaactccgtggacgtaggctaaattgccgaaccacgtaaatattgtcttgtgcgtgtgattgaatttttctttggcgttattctttctccatttgtttctcacaggtttcgggaatttgttcatATATTCCTAACAAGGAAGGCAATTCACCAAGACGAGGTCTCCTTGATATTCCATGTGCTATCATTTCTTATATCCACTTAATCTTCTTGGCGGCTTGGTCAAGAATGGTTTGGCAATGTTGGTTTGCTTGTGTGAACCTTTTGAAAAGTAGTATGCTGTTGGACTCCCTGTACATCCTATAGAAATGTTGGTGGATGCTAACAATTGTTGTTTCGTGGCTAGCTCAAAAGGGCTTCGATGTGTGAACTTGCTTCTTTGTAAATTGTAGGAGAATTGAGCTATGTGAAGTAATTTCACTGAATCCTTTTTGTTAGAAGTCAtatgatgccttaagtgtagcTTTAGTAAAGCATTCACCTTCTTAGTTTGGCAAATAGAGGTGTGGGAGTAAGAATATTCTTGTTGCTCACTTGGGCAGTTATAAAGAAGGTCCGTAATCCTATTTATTCTACTAAACCTCCTCAATCAACGTAAATTTATTTGATCCTGCAATTTAAAGATCATACAATGTACAGACGGCATCTAGAGTACTCCATGGAACCATCTACATCCTCCATAAATATGtgtgtacttttgtactcagcaTGTAGAAGACTCTAGAGGAGAACCACGTAGATATTCCAATAATGCCACAGTGGACGTCACCTTATGGCAATGAGGTGGCAGGTTGTGACACAAAGTCATGCATAAACCAATGCTGCAAGTAAGCTTTTGCTTCCTGAAGAATTAACTTTGCTTCTCCAAAGGTGACTTCTCTTCCAAAGCAAATTGCAACTATGCTACTAAACAAATTTCCATTGCATAGTTTTTTAACTAAGAGGGTGATCATAAATATCATCTTCCCCTTGGGTATAGACTATAGACCATGACATCCAAGGGGAGCACTCCAAGTATACATGGACCGCCATCCACCATCTGTCCTCCACCTAAGACGAAACCCAAAATGTGGGACCTGAGGCCCTCCTCCATTAGGTTACTAGATGAGCTAGTGAGTGAGCTACATATCTTAAGACATTGTTCTATAATCGTCATGGCAAATAATGTTATCTCATGCTCATTCTACCAGGGTGTTATGTGCATGCATTGCTTACATTCAACTGTTTAAAAGGGAATGGTGTTTTATCTCATCAGCTTGGGATTGGCTTCTTTGCCAGCAGTCAACCATTTTTAAACAGAATCTGTTTTGTTTTCTTTCATGACTGCTCAAGTGGAATTTGCTAATGGCCTCTGTAAGAGGGATGATATTGATAGGGTCTGCCTCAGCAGACAATAATGGTTTATTTTGGCCAACCATAACAATTACTAAGCTTAAACATCTTCTGTTGTTTTAGTGACCATTTGAGAACTGAGGAGACCACAGGGTATCGGTACCAAGCGCAAAGGGGATCTACATTTATGGTGCATTTGGTTCAGGGGATTTTCTAAAATTATTGGTCTGTTTAGCTTAGCCGTGACATTTGCCAGCCCGAATCTCTGTTATACCTTTTGTTTGGGTTGAGTGCAATTTTCTAGCAGTTGCATTACCTTGGGTCCCAAGGTAAGTTTCTGGCTAGAAGTATTTCTTTCAGAGGGGAGTATCcaatcataaaatttgattgtgaACGGCCATTTTAGTTGCCTTTATAAATAGTTTGGCTACAATGTTTGGGTTTCAATCTCTGCAATACTGAATTTCTGTTACATTTTGGTGAGATTGCAGGCTGTTGCTGCGACTGTTCAACTAAGACTCATTCATGGCAAGTGAATTTTGGGCATTGAATTCGGGTTTTTGTGGATTTGAGCGAATTCAAAACACgctattacattttatccaaatccacccaaattcaaattcaaaatctgaatccaAGCTCTAAATTCAAATGCATGGTTATCATTCTGCATTTAATATTAGAAATTTCCTCCTGCTTTTACGTTTTTCTGCCCCCCTGCCCTTGTATGCTTATGTGCCCATCAGACATTGAGAAACTGCTTTTTCTGGCTTTGTTTTTACCTGAACAGGATAAGAGTTACAGCACGGAGGAGTTGCAGGGGATGTTGATGGAGATGATGGCGCAGGGATACGACACCCCGCAGTGGCTCTGCGGGTCTGCAATGGTGGATGACCCTGGAAAATCAAAGACAGCTATGTGGGACAGGAAAACGAATTCAATGACCGACAGAGGTTCCCCTTTTCGTGTATCAGGGTTGGAGATGTATGGAGCAAGTGGGTATTATTACAGTTAAAACTTTTGTTTTAGTTTTGTTTGGAATGACCAGTGATGAATGGAGAGTGTGAATACCACGGGTGAAAACCCTTTCATCACCCTTCAAAGCTCTCTGAATTTTGGCTGCTGCTGCTAGTTTTGGGATGCACTGAATTGCTGATGGTGATGAGCCAGGCGCCAATTGTTTGATTGATGCTAACGGTTGGTGGAAAATTGAAAATGATCCGtactttgattttcaaataatGCACTCTATATTTGTGTTGGCAATGTATACTTGGGCTATGCGCATTAatcaaatttttcttttaatttactCTCCATTATAATCGAATCGATTGAATTATATTTCTTAATTGAATTATATCTGATCGAACTGAGTTTTTGGTTAATTTAGTTAATGGAATTTAATCAAATTAAATTATTTCTTAATTGAATTATATCTGATCGAACTGAGTTTTTGGTTAATTTAGTTAATGGAATTTaatcaaattaaattataattaattatgaaaaaaatatatttgtattatttgtatcttttcaaaatttaacttaataatttatatttaattattactttattacttaattaattaattacgaAATTTGGGAATTTTATGGATTTAAAGAATTATGGGGACTTAAATTATAtagtttatatttaattattaattaattatataatttggttaaattgattaattgaaaattacttttttcataatcaaataaaaaattgtatttaaaaattaattgaacTGAATCAATAGGTTGGTCACCCCTATTCCGTtgcaatgaaatcaaatttattattttatttcttttttactCATTTCATCCACAATCGATGTATCACATTTATATGATCCCTTTCATCCAGAATTTTTAAACTTTCAGTGaaagttttttttgtttttttaaaatcaaattttaaggaaaatgaaTGTCTTTTACctgaaaataaaaggagagaaGGTAAGGAATGGAAAGAAATAAACACTTAATAATTGTATATATAAATGCAtgaagttttaaaaaataatattaaaatttaaattttgacaaaGCCATTTGAATATCAATGttaatatgatttttgaaagAATCAAAATTAAGTAATACAAAATTTTAAACTGCATCACAATTTAAATCAAAgagagttaaaaagaaaaaaattagtcTCGAATTTTCATGTAatttacttaaaaaaatattgaatcattcattttttttatcattattttataattattattttttaaataaggagGGCGGTACCTTCATTTAATTATTTGATATGTCCTCACTTTTAGCAGAATAATACTGTGATTACAATACAAGTATcaggagattacagataaaaaaaaaattaaaggcctCTAAAAAACAgtaccaacaaccaaccaaaataagattacaaattcaaataaagttaaataagaaacaaatttaaacagacttatcaaaaataaaaataataaaattaaattaaattaaaaaatcaaaaatctaaacttgcCAAATAAAAAACGAGAGGTTGAACTAATGAAGAAAAGAAGTGATTCCCAACTTATCCATTCAAATGATACCTTTCAAAGAATATGGTAAAAGATGTTTTTCATAAATGacattattttccattttttttttttaacgagaAAATCAACCGTACTATTATCTGTCTTATATTGATGGATCATCATGAATCATTCATTTTAATTTGTTATTTtgtcttttaaaaaattaaacataaaaccTAACCAAACGGTTTCACCATTATTGCAATCAAATTGCTTAATTGTCCTCACCAAAAATTTGATCCAACCCCATGGCCGGTCTGTTCATGATTAGTGACACACCACCACAACCAATGTTcttcgaaaagaaaaaaaaaaaatttgtgaaaagTGAAAAGGACAATCAACCTTATCTTAGATTCTGATTGACCACATTTATTTCATACTTCATACtttatattataaatatgtaAACCTCCCCATAAGTGACCTCTCATATTTTGGTTACAAAAGTCAGCCAATTGTTTATACTTCTATTCTTTTTTTTGGACACAAAGTCTTCCAGTGTCTACCTATATTTGAAATGTTTACATACCTATTCATGCACCCACACACATATAGAGATTCAACAAATGGATAATCACGGAATTTCATGGTTGTATTTCTTGTATTTCTTCttctattttatcttattttattttattttatttttatgtgttAGGTCAAGGACATGTGTCTTTTAATCATTAGCAACAATAAAgataattaattaaagaaatgGCTGCTCTAGAACGTTCAAAAACTCCTTTTCAAATCCAATAAGGTAAAACCTATTTATATATCTAAAAAGATCTGATAATACTTGTCTATTAGTGATGAAATCAATCCTTGATTGCGGGTTATTGAAATATCCTGATTCTTCAAGATGATATTTGGAAATATTAATTTTGGAATTTGGGTTTGAATTTATATaagttttgaataaattaaaatagttt
Coding sequences within:
- the LOC131144128 gene encoding uncharacterized protein LOC131144128, whose translation is MDMSQTALSYYSVLGVDMNSSEEDIRRAYRKLAMQWHPDRWTRTPSLLGEAKRKFQQIQEAYSVLSDQRKRTMYDAGLYDPDDEEDEGFSDFLQEMLSLMAEVRREDKSYSTEELQGMLMEMMAQGYDTPQWLCGSAMVDDPGKSKTAMWDRKTNSMTDRGSPFRVSGLEMYGASGYYYS